The following coding sequences are from one Treponema bryantii window:
- a CDS encoding phosphotransferase enzyme family protein: MKAIEQILKLFSLEDFNWHEVEGHEGGRNRIFVCSKGDEKKFVLRISSTGDRTEMDYLAETEFVHYLAEHGAPVADVIPSVNGKLVEVVDNDGARDFVSLFEYAKGMLLCDNGYRYREGASLEEYFYNTGKTLGKIHELSKHFEPTEDHRRPDYFDKYNMEYINNLIPDTYSDLKNAIAGRLEKFQKLPTDSQNYGLIHFDFSDGNYHIDMANGNITVFDFDNCMYCWYMFDLANLYLHGEGWFRNEPDPTKRAAGMKHYFDTILKGYKSETTISDEFLNQLPLFIDMVLIENIVDEFECAAREGEEVDYEDIEDAANHLIN; the protein is encoded by the coding sequence TTGAAAGCAATTGAACAGATATTAAAATTATTTTCTCTTGAGGATTTTAACTGGCACGAAGTTGAAGGTCACGAAGGTGGACGTAACAGGATTTTTGTTTGCAGTAAGGGTGATGAAAAAAAGTTTGTGCTTCGGATTTCTTCAACTGGTGACAGAACAGAAATGGACTATCTTGCCGAAACGGAGTTTGTTCATTATCTTGCAGAGCATGGTGCCCCTGTTGCAGATGTGATTCCGAGTGTAAATGGGAAACTTGTTGAAGTTGTTGATAATGATGGAGCACGTGATTTTGTCTCACTTTTTGAATATGCAAAAGGAATGCTTTTGTGTGACAACGGTTACCGTTACCGAGAAGGCGCATCGCTTGAAGAATATTTTTATAACACTGGAAAAACTCTCGGAAAAATTCACGAGCTCTCAAAACACTTTGAGCCAACCGAAGATCACCGCCGCCCAGACTATTTTGATAAATATAACATGGAATACATCAACAATTTGATTCCAGATACTTATTCTGATTTGAAAAACGCAATTGCAGGACGCCTCGAAAAGTTTCAAAAACTACCGACAGATAGTCAAAACTACGGTTTAATTCACTTCGACTTCAGTGACGGCAACTATCACATCGACATGGCAAACGGCAATATTACAGTTTTTGATTTTGATAACTGTATGTACTGCTGGTACATGTTCGACCTCGCAAATCTCTATCTTCACGGCGAAGGCTGGTTCCGCAACGAACCAGATCCCACAAAACGAGCCGCCGGCATGAAGCATTATTTCGATACAATTCTCAAAGGCTACAAATCAGAAACCACAATTTCTGATGAATTCCTGAATCAACTTCCACTCTTTATCGACATGGTCTTAATAGAAAACATCGTCGACGAGTTTGAATGTGCCGCCCGCGAAGGCGAAGAAGTAGACTACGAAGATATTGAAGATGCCGCAAATCATCTGATAAACTAG
- a CDS encoding adenylate/guanylate cyclase domain-containing protein: MSNTIRIISIVVLSGLAFFCLQVGVFLLSGHRLKNNSRRTLILLQFITGALLAFDAMAYIFRGTSQVGYYMVRISNFMVFALNYFTTFFFCFYSAEFIKSDVLDFKVLFKPRSSIRNGVPVQLYIVFYICLIGIILTIVSQFTNLFYYFDEANLYHRSALYPVSIVLGLSPGLITWAMLFQSQKILQKNVLISLAIYPLFPIIGIVLALLVYGISWIDIGYGIGALHLFFSSIKLMELEFYSDKKDGPRLSPNYKQGVTVPEMKRHITRSHVWQVIASVSGGLLLVMIIVSITGISIPERKLVINKPYLANDKSKSVCVTFLRDSEKFWNDDEDLTRLGAQYNGVIYNNMMATVITDWNVTIDVCEDCTIDPGPWNGNFTIKDRLMNVRKPQDKDEENLHGADYYQVTPLKNLGFGCIMYSPAEYSPLDSKIIFTYESVLKPLSYFLFQVGLVVISILFIVSLTISFTEGKIIRVEEENRKLEDTVKERTKELQEEKNRSEELLLNILPEEVAKRLAMDRNAKIADKIENASVLFADIVGFTKITSALDADTIVGALNSLYSRIDERAKRDGIEKIKTIGDSYMAAAGLFGNEPAEKNALAIVNFARGMLQDIENFNATSNVKLFMRIGINSGNLIAGVIGKTKFVYDIWGDTVNVASRMESSGETSKIHVSENTMELLKGAVSASAPVEMEIKGKGVMKTFFL, from the coding sequence ATGAGTAACACAATTAGAATTATCAGTATCGTAGTGCTTTCGGGGTTGGCATTCTTCTGTTTACAGGTTGGAGTGTTTTTATTATCTGGGCATAGGCTGAAAAATAACAGTCGTCGTACGCTGATTCTTCTTCAGTTTATTACAGGCGCTTTGCTTGCTTTTGATGCCATGGCTTATATCTTCCGAGGTACAAGCCAGGTCGGCTACTATATGGTCCGCATAAGCAACTTTATGGTTTTTGCGCTTAACTACTTCACCACTTTTTTCTTCTGCTTTTATTCTGCTGAATTTATTAAATCGGATGTTCTGGATTTTAAGGTTCTATTCAAACCTCGTTCTTCAATAAGGAATGGGGTTCCTGTTCAGCTCTATATTGTTTTCTACATTTGTCTTATTGGAATTATACTAACTATCGTTAGTCAGTTTACCAATCTCTTTTATTATTTTGATGAAGCAAATCTTTACCACAGAAGTGCTCTCTATCCTGTGAGTATTGTCCTCGGACTTTCTCCTGGACTTATAACATGGGCAATGCTTTTTCAATCTCAGAAGATTTTACAAAAAAATGTTTTGATTTCTCTTGCTATTTATCCTCTTTTTCCAATCATCGGAATTGTATTGGCTTTGTTAGTTTATGGAATTTCCTGGATTGATATTGGATATGGCATTGGTGCCCTGCATCTTTTCTTCTCTTCCATCAAACTTATGGAACTCGAATTTTATTCTGATAAAAAAGATGGTCCTCGTTTGAGTCCAAACTATAAACAGGGCGTTACTGTTCCAGAAATGAAAAGACATATTACAAGAAGTCATGTATGGCAGGTTATCGCTTCAGTTTCCGGTGGACTTCTGCTGGTAATGATTATTGTTTCTATTACCGGAATCAGTATACCTGAACGAAAACTTGTTATAAATAAACCTTATCTTGCGAATGACAAATCTAAATCTGTATGTGTTACTTTCCTTCGTGATTCTGAAAAATTCTGGAATGATGACGAAGACTTGACCCGCCTGGGTGCTCAGTATAACGGTGTAATCTATAACAATATGATGGCCACCGTCATTACAGATTGGAATGTTACTATTGATGTTTGTGAAGACTGTACTATTGATCCGGGTCCATGGAACGGAAACTTTACTATTAAAGATAGACTAATGAACGTTCGTAAGCCTCAGGATAAGGACGAAGAAAATCTTCATGGAGCTGATTATTATCAGGTTACTCCACTAAAGAATCTTGGCTTTGGTTGTATTATGTACTCCCCTGCTGAATATTCCCCGTTAGATTCAAAAATCATCTTTACTTATGAAAGTGTCCTTAAACCATTGTCATATTTTCTATTCCAGGTTGGCTTAGTTGTAATTTCAATTCTTTTCATTGTGTCTCTTACGATTTCATTTACTGAAGGAAAAATTATTCGCGTAGAAGAAGAAAACAGAAAGCTTGAAGACACTGTAAAGGAACGCACTAAGGAACTTCAGGAAGAAAAGAATCGTTCTGAAGAACTTCTTTTGAATATTCTTCCAGAGGAAGTTGCAAAACGTCTTGCAATGGACAGGAACGCTAAAATTGCAGATAAGATTGAAAACGCTTCTGTACTTTTTGCTGATATTGTCGGCTTCACTAAAATCACAAGTGCTCTTGATGCTGATACAATTGTCGGAGCTTTGAACTCGCTCTATTCCAGAATTGATGAACGTGCAAAACGTGATGGCATCGAAAAAATCAAAACTATTGGTGACTCTTATATGGCGGCGGCCGGTCTTTTCGGAAACGAACCTGCAGAAAAGAATGCGCTCGCAATTGTTAATTTTGCACGCGGAATGCTTCAGGATATTGAAAACTTCAATGCCACAAGCAATGTAAAGCTCTTTATGCGAATCGGAATCAACAGCGGAAACCTTATTGCCGGAGTTATCGGAAAAACAAAATTCGTTTACGATATCTGGGGTGACACTGTAAATGTTGCCAGCCGAATGGAAAGCTCAGGCGAAACCTCTAAGATTCATGTTTCAGAAAATACTATGGAACTTCTTAAAGGTGCTGTTAGTGCAAGCGCCCCTGTCGAGATGGAAATCAAAGGCAAGGGCGTTATGAAGACTTTCTTTTTGTAA
- a CDS encoding dTDP-4-dehydrorhamnose 3,5-epimerase family protein, whose product MELIKTIFDCVKIYKLNSRSDNRGSMTYVYEDGIEGFEAKESRLYTMSRKGTFFGIHYREEADPLTKFISVVKGRGLDYVIDLRKDSATYLKWEEIELSEENALAVLVPAGIGHGFLAMEDNTMQFFAIDKSGTDGHSKQLNYTEKKISLKLPIPVSDISDYDLNAPFLD is encoded by the coding sequence ATGGAACTGATAAAAACAATTTTTGACTGCGTGAAAATTTACAAACTCAATTCCCGTTCGGATAATCGTGGTTCGATGACTTATGTTTATGAAGATGGCATTGAAGGTTTTGAAGCAAAAGAATCGCGCCTGTACACGATGTCCAGAAAGGGCACTTTCTTTGGGATTCATTATCGCGAAGAAGCAGACCCGCTGACAAAGTTTATTTCGGTGGTGAAGGGCCGAGGCCTGGATTATGTTATTGATTTACGTAAGGATTCGGCCACTTATCTGAAATGGGAAGAAATTGAATTATCAGAAGAAAATGCGCTTGCAGTTTTAGTTCCAGCTGGAATTGGTCATGGATTTCTGGCCATGGAAGATAACACGATGCAGTTTTTTGCAATCGACAAGAGCGGCACGGATGGACATTCAAAGCAATTAAATTATACAGAAAAGAAAATCAGCTTAAAGCTTCCGATTCCAGTTTCGGATATTTCAGATTATGATTTGAATGCACCGTTTTTAGACTAG
- a CDS encoding YARHG domain-containing protein: MKKKLLLTAIIFTMSVFCLAQEVEKIEVLEDVKYERYPGGGMGHFPLGIYFNEVNNLLVVQDPLPGTIVTINLETKTISKEEKPFLSEHAPLLLVLGNNYWGVYSDSIEYSINNTPYKYISDTNPGISFILKKDSGYIVYFLGGAIDSNGRIYSEEEAMAYLKQYDPEKYEQSKKKAAELSLYNDFIRNNVLIWGNTYYKEHNTLQQYDLQGYRYFSENYGSLGNVLGCYLNDDNIFYLKNLNSYSEIRKSGQDYSFSWYVGFGGNIYYYVAGKEYTEVFRIRRTWGDPDFYAMAINGYTDDSYGQYVNKVLPTLSKADLRLLRNTIFAIYGVHFKSTDLSTHFNKQVWYTDEGKTSGEIKLPAYRQKLVEMIQNLEK; this comes from the coding sequence ATGAAAAAGAAACTATTACTTACAGCAATCATTTTCACAATGAGCGTTTTCTGCCTTGCGCAGGAAGTTGAAAAAATTGAAGTCTTAGAAGATGTAAAGTATGAAAGATATCCCGGAGGTGGAATGGGGCATTTTCCACTAGGAATATATTTTAATGAAGTAAACAATCTCTTGGTTGTACAGGATCCTTTGCCTGGAACTATAGTAACAATCAATCTGGAAACTAAAACAATTTCAAAAGAAGAAAAACCGTTTTTAAGTGAACACGCACCATTACTCTTGGTATTAGGAAATAATTATTGGGGAGTTTATTCGGATTCTATTGAGTATTCAATAAATAATACACCTTATAAATACATCAGTGATACAAATCCTGGTATAAGCTTTATACTCAAAAAAGATAGCGGTTATATAGTTTATTTTTTAGGCGGTGCCATAGATTCAAATGGACGTATTTATTCAGAAGAAGAGGCAATGGCATATCTGAAACAATATGATCCCGAAAAATATGAGCAGAGCAAAAAAAAGGCTGCAGAGCTGAGTCTTTATAATGATTTTATTAGAAACAATGTTTTGATTTGGGGAAACACATACTATAAAGAACACAATACATTGCAGCAATATGATCTCCAAGGATATAGATATTTTTCTGAAAATTATGGAAGTCTTGGTAACGTCCTTGGATGTTATTTAAATGATGATAATATTTTTTATTTAAAAAATCTGAACTCATATTCAGAAATTCGGAAAAGTGGACAAGACTATTCTTTTAGCTGGTACGTCGGCTTTGGCGGTAACATCTACTATTATGTTGCCGGTAAAGAGTATACTGAAGTCTTCCGCATCCGACGCACCTGGGGTGATCCAGACTTTTACGCAATGGCAATAAACGGCTACACAGACGACTCTTACGGCCAGTACGTAAACAAGGTTCTTCCAACCTTGAGCAAGGCAGATCTTCGCCTTCTGCGAAACACAATCTTCGCCATCTATGGCGTTCACTTTAAGAGTACGGACCTTTCAACTCATTTCAATAAGCAAGTCTGGTACACTGATGAAGGCAAAACCTCCGGCGAAATAAAACTTCCAGCCTATCGCCAGAAACTTGTAGAAATGATACAAAACTTAGAAAAATAA
- a CDS encoding serine hydrolase, protein MNKNEIHKLIETEQPNICQVVAYKGGEEVYSDCWNGYKMDDCAHVMSVTKSVMALLVGIAIDKGQIKGVDDKVLDYFPEYKVKRGEKTIYEVTIKDLLTMRAPYKGKGDPWSKVCSSENWTYTSLDFLGGRQGMTGEFRYSSVCIHILSGILYKATGMITVDYANKFLFGPLGIPAHEVYIAKSAEEHKQFTIEKTPKKAVWFSDRQNLGTPGYGLCLSACDMAKIGLLCLNKGAYGGQQIVSSKWIREMTEPRTVEGKHFRGMDYGYLWWIISRKKGIYAAIGNSGNVIYINPEKKIVVAVASYFKPTIFDRVDFIQREIESRL, encoded by the coding sequence ATGAACAAGAATGAAATTCACAAATTGATTGAGACGGAGCAGCCGAACATCTGCCAGGTGGTGGCTTATAAGGGCGGCGAGGAGGTTTATTCGGACTGCTGGAACGGCTACAAGATGGACGACTGTGCGCATGTGATGTCGGTGACTAAAAGTGTGATGGCGCTGCTCGTTGGGATTGCGATTGATAAAGGGCAGATTAAAGGTGTAGACGATAAGGTGCTGGATTATTTTCCGGAATATAAGGTAAAGCGCGGCGAGAAGACTATTTATGAGGTGACGATTAAAGATTTGCTTACGATGAGGGCTCCGTATAAGGGTAAGGGCGACCCGTGGTCTAAGGTGTGCTCGAGTGAAAACTGGACTTACACTTCTCTGGATTTTCTTGGCGGTCGTCAGGGAATGACAGGGGAGTTCCGTTATTCTTCGGTTTGCATTCATATTTTGTCTGGGATTCTTTATAAGGCGACTGGCATGATTACTGTGGACTATGCGAATAAGTTTTTGTTCGGGCCGCTGGGGATTCCTGCGCATGAGGTTTATATTGCTAAGTCTGCCGAGGAGCATAAACAGTTTACTATTGAGAAGACTCCGAAAAAGGCTGTGTGGTTTAGTGACCGCCAGAATCTTGGGACTCCGGGTTATGGGCTGTGTTTGTCGGCTTGTGACATGGCGAAGATTGGGCTCCTGTGTTTGAACAAAGGAGCGTACGGCGGGCAGCAGATTGTGTCGTCTAAGTGGATTCGGGAGATGACGGAGCCGCGCACGGTTGAAGGTAAACATTTCCGTGGAATGGATTACGGATATTTGTGGTGGATTATCAGCAGGAAGAAGGGGATTTATGCGGCTATCGGGAATAGCGGGAATGTGATTTATATTAACCCGGAGAAGAAGATTGTTGTTGCGGTGGCTTCGTATTTTAAGCCTACGATTTTTGATCGCGTGGACTTTATTCAGCGGGAGATTGAATCTAGATTATAG
- a CDS encoding helix-turn-helix domain-containing protein: protein MNTIGATIKKLRGAKGITQEELAEAVNISYQAVSKWENGGSPDLEMLPILANYFGVTIDELMGFKLAAYTNKERFIRLMADAGVLKRGKFEIKGTESDYFINTENFTTNIHLAKLGEFFADLIMEAHLDFDCIVGMAYHGISFAAATATILANKYGITVNYCSDRKVSDSRGRTICGHTLEDGERIVIVDDLINSGKTVAGRIENLKKIADIKVAALVAIVDRGDGASFMKEHYDAKTLTIITGEDITSAIERGIV, encoded by the coding sequence ATGAACACAATCGGCGCAACTATCAAAAAACTTAGAGGAGCCAAAGGAATTACTCAGGAAGAGCTTGCAGAAGCAGTAAACATTTCTTATCAGGCAGTGAGCAAATGGGAGAACGGTGGTTCCCCAGATTTAGAAATGCTTCCAATTCTTGCAAATTACTTTGGAGTAACAATTGATGAACTGATGGGCTTTAAGCTTGCAGCATACACCAACAAAGAAAGGTTTATCCGTCTTATGGCAGATGCAGGTGTGCTGAAGCGAGGTAAGTTCGAAATCAAAGGAACTGAATCGGATTACTTTATCAATACGGAAAACTTCACTACAAACATTCATCTTGCAAAGCTCGGTGAATTCTTTGCCGACCTGATAATGGAAGCTCACCTTGATTTTGACTGCATCGTAGGAATGGCTTATCACGGAATAAGTTTTGCAGCTGCCACAGCAACAATCCTTGCAAATAAATATGGCATCACCGTAAACTATTGCAGCGATAGAAAAGTTTCAGACAGCCGTGGAAGAACAATCTGCGGACACACGCTTGAAGATGGAGAACGAATTGTCATCGTGGACGACTTAATCAACAGCGGTAAGACTGTAGCCGGCAGAATTGAAAATCTGAAGAAAATTGCTGACATAAAAGTAGCAGCCCTTGTTGCAATTGTAGACCGGGGAGATGGTGCTAGTTTCATGAAAGAGCATTATGATGCTAAAACTTTGACCATCATCACCGGCGAAGATATTACGAGTGCAATTGAGCGGGGAATTGTTTAA
- a CDS encoding Type 1 glutamine amidotransferase-like domain-containing protein, translating to MNAKLLGVFSGFPTHHFTDEIAEVLRENLGERKCLVVISADPENYTQNDDDKDGMHQMLAERGLGFAEHHVIDRRTNAETASKLVQQADCIWLMGGEVTWQMKLIQDLNLAPEILASHAVILGVSAGSMNMGPYVAEVWESKTMYKGLGLTDVIIKAHYKPDEWFVPSLKEMSMVRPIIAMEDESAIFINSDKTWRLGKMHKVDKGEITSL from the coding sequence ATGAATGCAAAATTATTAGGAGTTTTCAGCGGATTTCCGACTCATCATTTTACAGATGAAATTGCAGAGGTACTTCGCGAAAATCTGGGCGAGCGAAAATGTCTTGTTGTTATAAGTGCCGATCCGGAAAACTATACACAAAATGATGACGACAAAGACGGCATGCACCAGATGTTGGCTGAACGTGGTCTGGGCTTTGCAGAGCATCATGTGATTGACCGGCGGACGAACGCGGAGACTGCATCAAAACTTGTACAGCAGGCTGATTGCATCTGGCTGATGGGTGGTGAAGTAACCTGGCAGATGAAGCTGATTCAGGATCTTAATCTTGCTCCAGAGATTTTGGCTAGCCATGCAGTGATTCTTGGTGTAAGTGCCGGTTCAATGAATATGGGGCCTTATGTTGCCGAAGTCTGGGAGTCAAAGACAATGTACAAAGGGCTCGGCCTTACAGATGTCATCATCAAAGCACATTATAAACCAGATGAATGGTTTGTTCCGAGCCTAAAAGAAATGTCGATGGTTCGTCCGATTATTGCCATGGAAGATGAAAGCGCAATTTTCATAAACAGTGACAAAACCTGGCGACTTGGAAAGATGCATAAAGTTGATAAAGGAGAAATTACAAGTCTTTGA
- a CDS encoding GNAT family N-acetyltransferase — protein sequence MSLQLVKAGTADAVTLVGISKHAFESDVEVGASDLFGPPGYKSLPFYTKMARMNCLYKLIDDDGLTVGGAVLFIKDNEMNVGRIFVSPEHFRKGYGIFMMQQIETMFPEVQIFTLDTPVWNIRTNAFYQKLGYTEVRRDNDFVYYEKRALRAGV from the coding sequence ATGAGTTTACAATTAGTAAAAGCCGGCACTGCAGATGCTGTAACTCTTGTTGGTATTTCCAAGCATGCCTTTGAGAGTGATGTTGAAGTTGGTGCTTCTGATTTGTTCGGACCTCCGGGATATAAGTCACTTCCCTTTTATACAAAGATGGCGAGAATGAATTGTCTTTATAAGCTAATTGATGATGATGGCTTGACTGTTGGCGGAGCAGTTCTTTTTATAAAAGATAATGAAATGAATGTTGGTAGGATTTTTGTGTCACCCGAACATTTCCGCAAAGGCTACGGCATTTTTATGATGCAGCAGATTGAGACGATGTTCCCAGAAGTTCAGATATTTACTCTTGATACGCCAGTCTGGAATATCCGCACGAATGCGTTTTATCAGAAGTTGGGATACACAGAAGTACGACGTGACAATGATTTTGTGTATTATGAAAAGCGGGCGTTACGGGCCGGCGTTTGA
- a CDS encoding helix-turn-helix domain-containing protein, whose translation MNLGNNICFLRKKKKLTQEQFAELIEVTRQTVSRWETDEVVPELDRLSQMCSIFSCSLDDLVRKDLTSKDEVYSPVEIRKLPAFRMARYVMISPSPEQDVINYMMAWGKTSGLLAACPDANLLGWDFPFVSQEQQMRFGLHGYVAAYVLPDGFETTCPGVEYATNNEAEYAVITVTDPHARSFERIPGGYQKIMECLQADSFKEKFPENIIPCFEYEYDKDGIHYMDIFIYTDSVVRGM comes from the coding sequence ATGAATTTAGGAAATAATATCTGCTTTTTGAGAAAAAAGAAAAAGCTCACACAGGAACAGTTTGCAGAACTGATAGAAGTAACCCGCCAGACGGTGTCTCGCTGGGAAACTGATGAAGTTGTGCCGGAGCTGGACAGACTTTCGCAAATGTGTTCGATTTTTTCCTGCTCTTTGGACGACCTTGTTCGAAAAGATTTGACATCCAAAGACGAAGTGTACTCGCCGGTGGAAATCAGAAAGCTGCCGGCTTTCAGAATGGCTCGCTATGTGATGATTTCTCCATCGCCAGAGCAGGATGTTATAAACTATATGATGGCTTGGGGAAAAACAAGCGGGCTTCTTGCGGCTTGCCCGGATGCCAACCTTCTTGGCTGGGATTTTCCATTTGTGTCGCAGGAACAGCAGATGCGTTTTGGGCTTCACGGTTATGTTGCGGCTTATGTACTTCCTGATGGTTTTGAAACAACTTGTCCGGGAGTGGAATATGCCACAAACAACGAGGCAGAGTATGCGGTAATCACTGTGACAGATCCTCATGCCCGTTCGTTTGAAAGAATCCCAGGTGGCTATCAGAAAATTATGGAATGTCTTCAGGCTGACAGCTTCAAAGAAAAATTCCCGGAAAATATTATCCCGTGTTTTGAATACGAATATGATAAAGACGGCATTCACTACATGGATATTTTTATTTATACAGATAGTGTCGTAAGGGGAATGTAA
- a CDS encoding class I SAM-dependent methyltransferase codes for MNYSNTNEHLYNDIALWEKTDGRDLFLEMPLTEKDAPSVLDFGYGFGENLFALSYAYPTGKIYGIDCSPVCQKEVGEKIAARGIKNITLINKEVHNLQDFENDSLDLVLLYDALHGGDGKGKYMLFEESHRVLKTRGCLSILPVHLSNWRDREGKKKTYSLKMIIDEVQSFGYEYAGTCSQKGIHWEKCHTLYYIKKGIITFDILERVDVMNFKKK; via the coding sequence ATGAACTATTCAAATACAAACGAACATTTATACAATGACATCGCTCTATGGGAAAAAACTGACGGTAGAGATTTATTTCTTGAGATGCCACTTACGGAAAAGGACGCACCCTCAGTTCTTGATTTCGGTTATGGCTTTGGCGAAAATCTGTTTGCTTTGAGCTATGCATACCCTACTGGAAAAATCTATGGAATTGATTGCAGTCCTGTTTGTCAGAAAGAAGTTGGTGAAAAGATTGCAGCGCGGGGGATTAAAAATATCACTTTAATAAACAAAGAAGTTCACAACCTGCAGGATTTTGAAAATGACTCTCTGGATTTAGTTTTGTTGTATGATGCACTTCACGGCGGCGACGGTAAAGGCAAGTACATGCTTTTTGAAGAATCTCATCGCGTATTGAAAACTAGAGGTTGCCTTTCCATCCTGCCCGTACACTTAAGTAACTGGCGCGACCGCGAGGGCAAAAAGAAAACTTATTCTCTTAAAATGATTATCGATGAAGTTCAGTCTTTTGGTTATGAATACGCTGGCACCTGCAGCCAGAAAGGCATTCACTGGGAAAAGTGCCACACGCTGTATTACATCAAAAAAGGAATCATAACCTTTGATATACTTGAGCGAGTTGATGTAATGAATTTTAAGAAAAAATAA
- a CDS encoding nucleotidyltransferase domain-containing protein produces the protein MFNLETYIQNLISECKTTFNTRLLYMGLQGSYLRGEAHENSDIDIMVIIDNFTVTDMQTYREILKKIGWYEKSCGFICGKNEIQNWNPLEVCQLKFTTKDLLGALTDYLPPATRQDEINYVKISLGNLYHELCHRFIHADREKNITKFRGTCKGFFFLIQNLHYLETGDFILSKKELKEKVSVADRRILEFSDLPDDYNFDEAFLELFTWCQNAFSRLEV, from the coding sequence ATGTTCAACTTAGAAACCTATATCCAGAATCTAATCTCAGAATGTAAAACCACTTTCAACACCCGACTTTTATACATGGGCCTGCAGGGAAGTTATCTCCGAGGCGAAGCACATGAAAACAGCGACATTGATATTATGGTCATTATTGATAATTTTACAGTAACTGACATGCAGACCTATCGCGAAATCCTGAAGAAAATCGGCTGGTACGAAAAGTCATGCGGTTTCATCTGTGGCAAAAACGAAATACAAAACTGGAATCCGCTGGAAGTCTGTCAGCTCAAGTTTACCACAAAAGATCTTTTGGGAGCCCTCACAGATTATCTTCCGCCGGCAACCAGACAAGACGAAATCAATTACGTAAAAATTAGTTTAGGAAATTTATATCATGAACTCTGTCACAGATTCATTCATGCAGACAGAGAAAAGAACATCACTAAATTCCGCGGTACCTGTAAAGGCTTTTTCTTTTTGATTCAGAATCTCCATTATCTTGAAACTGGCGATTTCATTCTCTCAAAAAAAGAATTGAAAGAAAAAGTTTCAGTAGCAGACCGACGCATTCTTGAGTTCAGTGACCTCCCAGACGATTATAATTTCGACGAAGCCTTCTTGGAACTCTTCACATGGTGTCAGAATGCGTTCAGCCGTTTAGAAGTTTAA
- a CDS encoding NAD(P)-binding domain-containing protein yields the protein MKIGITGYGSMGRMFVEKLSKNTDATLYVYNRTIEKLNGLAPEINVCSSNADIASKVDILIMCVPPFDIKQVLTEIADSIRDETLIVSLNGSVSFASMQKIVNHKMAKLIPSLTAEIEKSQTLFCFNEKASEDDKKNLMSLFKCMGDVILLPENEMGMGSELVSCMPGFIASIFDVLCSAARENTSLPDEQIVSMVLNTMCATGELMLSKNMNFEEIVSRVATKGGITEEGAKVIYEKFPEIAGELFEKTLEKRRQTTLKAEELF from the coding sequence ATGAAGATTGGAATTACTGGTTATGGAAGTATGGGTCGAATGTTCGTTGAAAAATTGTCAAAGAACACAGATGCAACGCTTTACGTTTATAACAGGACTATTGAAAAATTAAACGGATTGGCTCCGGAAATCAACGTTTGTTCAAGCAATGCTGATATTGCCTCGAAGGTTGATATTCTTATTATGTGTGTGCCACCGTTTGATATTAAACAGGTGCTTACAGAAATAGCTGATTCAATACGCGATGAGACGCTGATTGTTTCATTGAACGGCAGTGTGTCTTTTGCTTCAATGCAGAAAATTGTAAATCATAAAATGGCAAAGCTGATTCCAAGCCTTACTGCAGAAATTGAAAAATCACAGACTTTGTTTTGTTTTAATGAAAAGGCCAGTGAGGACGATAAAAAAAATCTCATGTCGCTTTTTAAATGCATGGGCGATGTAATTCTTCTTCCGGAAAATGAAATGGGAATGGGCTCGGAGCTTGTTTCCTGTATGCCGGGATTTATCGCTTCAATTTTTGATGTACTGTGTTCGGCTGCACGCGAGAATACTTCGCTCCCTGACGAGCAGATAGTTTCAATGGTTCTCAACACAATGTGCGCAACCGGCGAATTGATGCTTTCTAAAAATATGAACTTCGAAGAGATAGTTTCACGAGTTGCAACAAAAGGCGGTATTACCGAAGAAGGAGCAAAGGTTATTTATGAAAAGTTCCCGGAAATTGCCGGAGAACTCTTTGAAAAAACTCTTGAGAAACGCCGGCAGACCACATTGAAAGCAGAAGAATTATTCTAG